Proteins from a genomic interval of Nostoc sp. TCL240-02:
- the gcvH gene encoding glycine cleavage system protein GcvH, which yields MSFEYPQDFRYLDSHEYVRIDGEIATIGITEFAVHELGDIVFLELPEIGDALTRGENFGTIESVKAVEELNSPVTGTVIERNEALINSPEEVSEDPYGEGWFLKVRVNDPGEVEDALTADEYRAQVEGE from the coding sequence ATGTCTTTTGAATATCCTCAAGATTTTAGATACCTGGATTCTCATGAATACGTGCGAATAGATGGCGAAATTGCCACCATTGGCATTACTGAGTTTGCCGTACACGAATTGGGTGATATCGTCTTTTTGGAACTACCAGAAATTGGCGACGCTCTTACCAGGGGAGAAAACTTTGGCACGATTGAATCAGTGAAAGCCGTTGAAGAGCTTAATTCCCCAGTAACAGGTACTGTTATAGAACGGAATGAAGCCTTAATTAATTCTCCTGAAGAAGTGTCAGAAGACCCCTACGGGGAAGGGTGGTTTTTGAAAGTGCGCGTCAATGACCCTGGTGAAGTTGAAGATGCTTTGACAGCAGATGAGTATCGCGCCCAAGTGGAAGGAGAGTAG